From Micromonospora echinospora:
TCCGCTTCGCCCGATCCCACCCGTCGCCCATCGCCCTCTCGTTCCCCGTACGGCCCCGCGCCACGCATTACGATCCGGCGGCATGACGATCGCCACGACCGAACGGCTGGTGCTGCGGGACTGGACCGAGTCGCCGGAGGACCTGGCCCGGATCTACGACATCTACTCCCGTGAGGAGGTGATGCGCTGGCTGGGCGGCGGCAAGGGCCGGATGACCGACCCGTCCGAGGCGCGCGAGCGGGTCCGGTCCTGGCACGAACGCTGGGCGCCGTACGAGGGCCGCTGGGGCCTGTGGGCGATCGAGCCACGCGACGGCGGACCGGTGGCCGGGAGCATCCTGCTCAAGCCGTTGCCGGGACGCGACGGTGTCACCCTGACCGACGACATCGAGGTCGGCTGGCACCTGCACCCCGACGCCCAGGGCAACGGCTACGCCACCGAGGCGGCCCGCGCGGTGCTGGAGCGCGAGTTCGCCACCGGCACCCCACGGGTGTACGCGGTGGTGATGGCCGGGAACGACCCGTCGATGGCGGTGACCCGGCGGCTCGGCATGACACACGTGGGCGTGCGCACCGACTGGTACGGCGGCGTCGAGCTGGAGGCCTTCGTCCTGGAGCGCCCCGCCTGACCGTTCGGCGGAGCTGGCCGGGCGAGGACGCGGTTTACCGTACGTCGTGCTGATCGAGTTCGAGGCCGCACCCGATCGGGGCCCGTTCACCGTGGCGTGGCGCCGGTTCCTGCGGCGTGCGGTCCTGCCCTATCGATGGGTGGGCGGCACGCTGGCGCTGCTGGCGGTCTTCACGCTCGTCGCGGAGCCCCGTCTCGCCGCCGCCGCGCTGGCAGGTGGGGCCGTGCTCTGCTGGTTCCTCGCCCCGGCCGTGATGCTGCACCGCGCGGTGGGGGCGGCCTGGCAGTGGGGCTCGGTCGCGGCCCGGTGGAACCTCTCGGACGAGGGTCTGCGGTGCGAGAGCCCGGAGGGGCACACGCTGGTGCGGTGGTCCGCCGTGTCCGCCGCAGAGCAGGTCCACGACCAGTTGCTGGTGCGACTGTCCGGTGGGCGAGCGCTGATCGTGCCTTTGGCTTCACTGACGCCGGAGCAGAGGCAGGACGTTCTCGCCTTCCTCCACGACCGGGCCTTGCTCGTCTGAGCGCGTCGGTCGACACCGGGACGCACCTTCTGTGCGAGCGACGGCACGAGAACGGGTGAAGCTCGACTCCGAGCATCCGGCTCGGCCTGGTCGAGGAGAAAGGGCGAGTTCGGTGAGCGGAGACACGTCGAGTGACGCGGAGCGGAATCCGGGCACGGCTGCCGTCCCGGCCGGCGAACTCGCACGCCGCCAAGGCGCCGAGCCGGTCACCAGCCTCGACGGTCTGGCTCGTCCGGACCTGATCGGGTCGGACGAGGAACTGGAGGTTCTCCTTGCCGACCTCGACGCCTCGCGGCATCGGGACCGGCCTGACCGCGATCCGTCCGGCGGGTCGCTGGATCTGCTCGGCCGCCGGGATCAGCCCTGGACGGCCGCAGCGGCACTCGACCTGCTGCCGGAGAACAACGGCCCGAGGATCGAGGTGCTGCGCGGCTGCGTGATCGTCACGCCGGGCAGCGGCGTCGACCGGCGTACGGCGCATCTCCATCTCGCGTACCGGATCGGGGTGGCGGCCCGGGCGGCCGGCTGGTGGGGCTGTCGATCGGTCAACCTGGTGTCCGGTGACGACCTGTTCGTTCCCGACCTGGTCGTGCTGCGACGGCCGGCCGGCGGTCTCCGGGCCGTGATCGTGGCGGACCCGCTGCTGGTGGGGGAGATCGCACCGTCCGGCGTGATCGACAGGCCGCGGGAGTACGCCGCCGCCGGTGTGCCGTACTTCCTCCGGGTGGACCTGCGCAACCGGGTGCCGGCGCTCGCCCTCTACGAACTGGTCGAGGGTGAGTACCGGCCGCTCGCCGCCGCGGCCGCCGGTGCGACGTTCGTGATGCGGGAGCCGTTCGAGTTCAGCGTCGACCCGGCCGACCTGCTCGACGAGGAGGCGCCCCAGGCGTGATCGACACCAGTTCCCCGAAGTGGTGGCATCGCGACACCGCTGATGGCGCCACCTCGGGGAACTGCAGTCGATCATGCCGCCGGGCACTCCGGGACGAACCGGGGTGAGGCGCTGGGGAACAATGGTCCGGTGACCACTCCCCGAGATCTCGTGCTGCTCGGTTCGACCGGCTCGATCGGCACCCAGGCCATCGACATCGTCAAGCGCAACCCGGACCGCTTCCGGGTGGTGGCCCTCGGCGCGGGTGGCGGCAACGTGGAGTTGCTCGCCGCGCAGGCGCTGGAGCTGGGCGTGGAGGCGGTCGGCGTGGCCCGCGCGTCCGCCGCGCAGGACCTTCAGCTCGCGTTCTACGCCGAGGCGAGCAAGCGCGGCTGGGCCACCGGTGACTTCAAACTGCCCAAGATCGTGGCCGGGCCGGACGCGATGACCGAGCTGGCGCAGTGGCCGTGCGACGTGGTGCTCAACGGGGTGGTCGGCTCGCTGGGCCTGCCGCCGACGCTGGCCGCGCTGCACGCCGGGCGTACCCTCGCCCTGGCCAACAAGGAGTCCCTCGTCGCCGGCGGCCCGCTGGTCAAGGCCGCGCTGATGCGGCATCCGGGTCACAGCCAGATCGTTCCTGTTGACAGTGAGCACTCGGCGCTGGCGCAGTGCCTGCGCGGCGGCGCCCGGGGCGAGGTGCGGCGCCTCGTGGTCACCGCCAGCGGCGGCCCGTTCCGGGGGCGGCGGCGCGACGAGCTGACCGCCGTCACGCCGGAGCAGGCGCTGGCGCACCCGACCTGGAACATGGGCCCGGTCGTCACGATCAACTCCGCCACGATGGTCAACAAGGCGCTGGAGGTGATCGAGGCGCACGAGCTGTTCGACGTGCCGTACGCCGACATCGAGGTGATGGTCCACCCGCAGTCGGTGATCCACTCGATGGTCGAGTTCACCGACGGCTCGACGCTGGCCCAGGCCAGCCCGCCGGACATGCGGCTGCCCATCGCGCTGGGGATCGGCTGGCCGGACCGCGTGCCCGGCGCCGCCGCCGCTGTGGACTGGACCACTGCCCACACCTGGGAGTTCTTCCCGCTGGACGACGCGGCGTTCCCGGCGGTGGCGCTGGCCAAGGCGGCGGGTGAGGCGGGGCGCTGCCGTCCGGCGATCTACAACGCGGCCAACGAGGAGTGCGTGGCCGCGTTCGTCGCGGGGCGGCTGCCGTTCCTCGGCATCGTCGACACCCTCCAGCGGGTGCTGGAGGACGCACCCGATTTCGACGAACCAGGTACCGTCGAGGACGTGCTCGCCGCCGAGTCGTGGGCACGGGCGCACGCCCAGGAGATCATCGTCGGGTCGGTGGAAGGAGCTCGATGAGCTATCTGCTCGGGGTGGTGCTGTTCGCCCTGGCGATTCTCATCTCGGTGAGCCTGCACGAGGCGGGGCACATGCTGACCGCCAAGGCGTTCGGGATGAAGGTCACCCGCTACTTCGTCGGCTTCGGCCCGACGCTGTGGTCGTTCAAGCGAGGCGAGACCGAGTACGGCATCAAGGGCATCCCGCTCGGCGGCTTCTGCAAGATCGTCGGCATGACGCCGCAGGACGACGACGTCGAGCCCGGGGACGAGAAGCGCGCGATGTGGCGCTACCCGGTCTGGAAGCGGACGATCGTGATGTCCGCCGGCTCGATCACCCATTTCGCGCTCGCCCTGATCGCGCTCTGGATCATCGCGATCACCGCCGGCCTGCCGAACCCGAAGTTCCCCTCCACCGAGGACGGCTTCAAGGCGGAGCCGGCCGTGATCGCGCTGGCCCCCTGTGTCGTGGTGGAGAACGCGGCCCGCGCATGCCAGGCCGACGACCCGGCCAGCCCGGCCGAGAAGGCCCAGCTCAAGGACGGCGACCGGATCACCGCGGTGAACGGCCGACCGGTCTCCACCTGGGGCGACATGCTCGACGTGGTCCGGGCCACCCCGCCCGGCGCGGCCACCGTCACCTTTGAGCGCGACGGCCGGTCGCAGGAGGCCCGCGTCGACCTGGCCGCGGTGCAGCGCCCGCCGCTGGACGACCCGAAGGGCGCCAGCTCGTCGGTCTCCGCGCTCGGCGTGGCCCTGCGGCCGAGCACCCCGCCCCGGGTCGAGTACGGCCCGATCGCCGCGTTCGGCGCCACCGCCGACTTCACCGGCACCATGGCGGTGCAGACCGCGCACGCCATGCAGCGCATCCCGCAGAAGGTGCCCGCGCTGTGGAGCGCGATCACCGGCAGCGAGCGCGACATGGACACCCCGATCAGCGTGGTCGGCGCCACCCGGCTCGGCGGCGAGGCCGTGGAGCACAACGCCTGGCTGGTGTTCTTCATGCTCTTCGTGTCGCTGAACTTCTTCATCGGCGTGTTCAACCTGCTGCCGTTGCTTCCGCTGGACGGCGGTCACATCGCCATCGCCTGGTTCGAACGGGCGCGTTCCTGGCTGTACGCGCGCATCGGCCGCCGGGATCCGGGCCGGGTCGACTACCTCAAGCTCATGCCGTTCACGTACGCGGTGATCCTGATCGGTGGCGCGTTCACGCTGCTGACCGTCACCGCTGATGTCATCAACCCCATCACGCTCTTCTCAAGGTGAGTGCCTGAAGTGACCGCTGTCAGTCTCGGTATGCCCCCCGTACCGCCGCCGCCGCTGGCCCCGCGCCGGGCCAGCCGCCAGATCATGGTCGGTTCGGTGCCGGTCGGCGGCGGCGCGCCGGTCTCGGTGCAGTCCATGACCACGACCCTCACCGCCGACGTCAACGCCACGCTCCAGCAGATCGCCGAGCTGACCGCGTCCGGCTGCCAGATCGTCCGGGTCGCCGTGCCGTCGCAGGACGACGTGGAGGCGCTGCCCGCGATCGCGAAGAAGTCGCAGATCCCGGTGATCGCCGACATCCACTTCCAGCCCAAGTACGTCTTCGCGGCGATCGACGCCGGCTGCGCCGCGGTGCGGGTGAACCCGGGCAACATCCGGCAGTTCGACGACAAGGTCAAGGAGATCGCGCGGGCCGCCGGCGACGCGGGCGTGCCGATCCGGATCGGCGTGAACGCGGGCTCGCTGGACAAGCGCCTGCTGGCCAAGTACGGCAAGGCCACCGCCGAGGCCCTGGTGGAGTCGGCGCTGTGGGAGTGCTCGCTGTTCGAGGAGCACGGCTTCCGGGACATCAAGATCTCGGTCAAGCACAACGACCCGGTGGTGATGATCCGCGCCTACCGGCTGCTGGCCGAGAAGTGCGACTACCCGCTGCACCTCGGCGTCACCGAGGCGGGCCCGGCGTTCCAGGGCACGATCAAGTCGGCGGTGGCGTTCGGCGCGCTGCTGGCCGAGGGCATCGGCGACACCATCCGGGTCTCGCTGTCCGCCCCGCCGGTCGAGGAGATCAAGGTCGGCAACCAGATCCTGGAGTCGCTGGGCCTGCGTGAGCGTGGCCTGGAGATCGTCTCCTGCCCGTCCTGCGGGCGGGCGCAGGTCGACGTCTACAAGCTGGCCGAGGAGGTCACCGCCGGCCTGGAGGGCCTGCCGGTGCCGCTGCGCGTCGCGGTCATGGGCTGCGTGGTGAACGGTCCGGGTGAGGCCCGCGAGGCCGACCTGGGCGTGGCCTCCGGCAACGGCAAGGGCCAGATCTTCGTCAAGGGCAAGGTCGTCAAGACCGTGCCCGAGGCGCAGATCGTGGAGACGCTGATCGAGGAGGCGCTGCGGATCGCCGACGAGATGGGCGCCGAGATCCCCGAGGAGCTGCGCGAGCTGGTGCCGGGTGGCGCCACTGTCACCGTGCACTGATCCACTTCCGCGTCGCCGTGCGGCCGTCCCGTCGGGGCGGCCGCACGCGCCGTCTCAGGGCCGGGGCACGGCGGCGAAGGGGGAGAGGGTGAACCAGCCGGGCGCGGCGCGCCGCAGCGCCTCCGGCCCGGTCACCTCCACCGCGCCGCCGCGCAGCGCCACGGCCCACTCCAGGTCGCCCATCCAGACCTGGACCAGGGCGCGCAGGTCTGCCGTGACGGTCACCGTCACGTCGTGCCCGGGGTCGATGTCGCAGACGTCGGCCTCGCCCCCGGCGATCACCATCCACCAGTCGCGCTGCGACGCGGGCACGTCCCGGAAGCGGAACCGCACGACGGTACGCCCCGGTGGGACCGCGTCGTGGTCGACGTGCCGGTGCATGTCCCACAGCAGCAGCTTCGGGTCCAGGTCGGCGTCGCCCAGCTCACCGATCCAGCGCACACCCCAGGCGCCGAGCGCCTCCAGCACGGGCCGCAGCTCCCGCCCGGCGGCGGTCGGGACGTAGCGCACGTCTGCGCCGTCGACCCGCCGCTCCACCACTCCGGCGCGGACGAGCTGGTGCAGCCGGCGGGACAGCAGCGTGGGCGACATCCGGGGCAGGCCCCGGCGCAGCTCGTTGAAGCGTTCCGAGCCGCTGACCAACTCCCGCACCACGAGCAGCGTCCACCGCTCGTCGAGCAGTTCCATGGCCTTCGCCACGGGGCAGAACTGGTGGTAGGAGGCCCCCATGGCGGGCACGCTACGCCCGGCCCGGCGGCCCGGCCAGGCGCCTGTCGGGAGCGGTACAGATCTCGTACTGGGGGCCGGGACGTCCGCTGCCTAGCGTCCCTGACAGGGACGACAGGTGAGGAGCGACAGATGATCGAGGAACGGGAGCGGGACGCGGCGGTGAAGGCCCGGCACCGCGCGATGTGGGCGCTGGGCGACTACTCCGCAGTGTCCGCGCAGGTGATCCCGCAGTTGGGGGCGACGCTGGTCCGGGCGGTGGGGGTGGGACCGGGCATGCGGGTGCTGGACGTGGCGGCCGGAACCGGCAACGCGGCTCTGCCGGCGGCCCGGACCGGCGCGGAGGTGGTGGCCGGTGACCTCACCCCGGAGCTGCTGGCGATCGGGCAGGCGTCGGCCGAGCGGGAGGGCGTGACGCTCACCTGGGAGGAGGCGGACGCGGAGGCGCTGCCGTACGCCGACGGCGCGTTCGACGCGGTGCTGTCCTGCGTGGGCGTGATGTTCGCGCCCCGGCATCGGGTCGCCGCCGACGAGTTGCTGCGGGTGTGCCGTCCGGGCGGGACGATCGGCCTGGTCAACTGGACCCCGGAGGGCTTCGTCGGCCAGTTGTTCGCGGCCATGCGGCCGTACGCGCCGGCACCGCCGCCGGGCGCGCAGCCGCCCCCGCTCTGGGGCGACGAGGACCACGTCCGGGAGTTGTTCGGCGACCGGGTCGACGCGCTCAGGCTGGGGCGCGACGCCGTGGTGGTGAACCGGTTCGCCACGCCCGCGGAGTTCCGGGACTTCTTCGCGACCCACTACGGACCGACTGTGGCGGTCTACCGGGCGAACGCGGGCGACCCGGAGCGTACGGCCGGGCTCGACCGCGCGTTGACCGACCTGGCCGCCCGGCACCTGGACGGCGGCGTGATGCGCTGGGAGTACCTGCTCGTCACCGCGCGCCGCGCCTGACGGCACGCCGGCCGTCGTCCGGCCGGCGCGCCGTCGCGGGCGGCGGTGCTCACTCGGACTCGGCGAGGATGGCGTAGAGCTTGCGCCGGGTCTCGTCGAGCACCTGGGCGGCCCGGGCGCGCTGGTCGTCGGTGCCGGTGGTCATCACCTGCCGCAGCGCCTGCATGGCCTGCCCGCCCGCGTCGCGGATGTCGTGCCAGCTGTTGACTGTCTGCTCGGCGAACTCCGCCCAGGGCGGGGCCTGCGCCGCGGTGGCCGCCTCGGCCTGGCCCTGTTCGGTGAGCGCGAACCGCTTGCGTCCGCCCTCGGAGTCGGCGGCGGTCGCGATGACGCCCTCGTCCTCCAGCAGTTGCAGCGTCGGGTAGATCGAGCCGGGGCTGGGCCGCCAGGCCCCGCCGGTGCGGGAGTCGATCTCCTGGATCATCTCGTAGCCGTGCATGGGCCGTTCGGTGAGCAGGGCCAGCACGGCACCGCGCACGTTCGGCCGCCGGCCGCGTCCGCGCCCGCCCCGGCCTCGACCGTGACCATGCGGTCCGGGCGAGAAGGGCGGCGGACCCGGGGGTACGGGCGGGAAGCCGAAGCCGCCCCGGCGGCGCATCTCGTCGTGCATGGCGTGCATCCGTCGATGGAAACCCATCAGTGTTCTCCTTCTGTCGTCGTATCACTGATGCATCGCCGACAAGACGCTAGATAAAACCGGGCCGAAAACCGTACGCACGTACTGTTAGGCTGCCGACGTGCGGCTGCTTCCCGAACCCGGACCGTCCCGGACACTCGCCCTCTCCACGCTCGTCAACACCGTCGGGCGGGGCACCTGGCTCACGGCCAGCGCGCTCTTCCTCACCCGCTCGGTCGGGCTCACCGTGACCCAGGTCGGCGTGGCGCTCACCCTCACCGCGCTGGTCAGCCTGGTGGCGAGCACCCCGATGGGCTACCTGGCCGACCGCCTCGGGCCGCGCGGCCTCCAGATGGCCGCGCTGCTCGCCTCGGCCGGGTGCACGGCCGCGCTGGTCGCGGTGCGCTCGTTCACCGGCTTCCTGGTCGTCGGCGTGCTGATGGCGTTCGCCGACGCGGCCAACCGGGGTGCGCGGGGCGCGCTCATCGCCGGGGCCGTCCCACCCGACCAGCGGGTCCGCACCCGCGCCTACCTGCGCGCGGTCACCAACGTCGGCATCTCGGTGGGCACCGTGCTGGCCGGGTTCGCGCTCGCCGCCGACACCCGCGGCGCGTACGTCATGCTCATCCTGCTCGACGCCGCGACCTACGTGCTGGCGGCGGCGGTGCTGCTGCGGCTTCCGCCGGTGCCGCCGGTACCCGCCCCGGCGCACGGGCCACGGCTGATCGCGTTGCGGGACCGCCCGTTCCTCGCCTTCACCGTGCTGGACGGGCTCATGTCCATGCACTTCTCGCTGATCAACATCGCCCTGCCGCTCTGGATCGCCGGGCACACCACGGCCCCGAACTGGCTGATCTCCGTCTGCCTGCTCGTCAACACGGTGGTGGTGATCCTGTTCCAGGTCCGCGCCTCGCGGGGCACCGAGGACCTGACCGGCGCGGGCCGGGCCTCCCGCCGGGCCGGCGTCCTGCTCGCGGTCGCCTGCGCGCTGTTCGCCGCAGGTGGCGGCGTGCCGGTCGCGGTGGCGGTGCCGCTGCTGTTGACCGGTGCGCTCGTGCACGTCGTGGGGGAGCTGTGGCACGCGGCGGCCGGCTGGGGCATCTCGTTCGGGCTGGCCCCGGCGCACGCGCACGGCCAGTACCAGGGGGCGTACGGGATGGGCATGCAGCTCGGCTCGATGGTCGCCCCGGTGGTGGTGACCACCCTCGCGATCGGCTGGGGCGCGCCGGGCTGGCTGGTGCTCGGCGGGGTGTTTCTGCTGCTCGGCGCGCTCGTGCCGCCGGTGGTGCGGTGGGCCGCCCGGACCCGGCCGCCCGCGCCCGAATCAGTGCCTGCGCCGGTCGGCTGAGCCACCGCTCACCACAGTGCTCCGGGGTGTCCGGTCGGCCCGCGCATCCCGGGGTGGATCTGGCAGGCTGGTAGCCGTGCTCACGATGCCGGTACGCCAACTGGGGGAGTCGGAGCGCCGCGCGGTCGAACGGCTGCTCGACCTCGACCCCTACGCCGGCGCGCAGGTCGCCGAGCGGGTGGCGGCGCGCGGGCTGGCCTGGTGGCGGGCCGAGGCGCGGATCCTCGGCTACGGCTCGCGCCGTCAGCTGGAGTCGATCTGCTGGCTGGGCGGCAACCTGACTCCGGTGCTCGCGTCCGAGCCGGCGGTGAGCGCGTTCGCCGAGCAGCTGAGCGCCCAGGAGCGGCTCTGTTCCTCGATCGTGGGCCGCGCCGACGCCGTACTCGGGCTCTGGGACCGCCTCGGCCCGTACTGGGGACCGGCCCGGGACGTACGCCCGAACCAGCCCTTGCTGGCCACCGACGCGCTGCCCGCTGTGGCGCCCGACCCGGACGTGCGGCGGGTGCGCGGCAGCGAGGTCGACCGACTCTTCCCGGCCGCGGTGGCGATGTACACCGAGGAGGTCGGGGTGTCGCCGCTGGCCGAGGACGGCGGGCGCGGCTACCGGCGGCGGGTGACCGAGCTGGTGCGCGCCGGCCGCGCCTACGCCCGCTTCGTCGACGGGCGGGTGGTCTTCAAGGCCGAGCTCGCAGTGGTGACCCGCCGGACCGCCCAGGTGCAGGGCGTCTGGGTGGCGCCCGAGTGGCGTGGCCGGGGCATCGCCACCGCCGCGATGGCCGCAGTGGTGCGCGACGCGCTGGACCGGGTCGCGCCGACAGTGAGCCTCTACGTCAACGACTTCAACCTGCCCGCCCGGCGTGTCTACGAGCGCTGCGGCTTCCGCCCGGTCGGCACGCTCGCCACAGTGCTGTTCTGAGGATCACGTCCGTCAAGAGGTCCCGAATCGGACACCCGGCGCTAGGCTGGGCATGTTTTTATACTGACTAGTCAGTTCGGAATTCGGGGTCTGATGAACATCGTCGAGACCATTGGCCTGGGGCTGCGGACCCGCCGTGGTTGGGTCTACCGGGACGTCGACCTCACCGCCGCGAGTGGTGAACTGGTCGCGCTCACCGGTCCGCCCGGCAGCGGACGCACCTCGCTGCTGCTCACCCTGGCCGGGCGCTTCCCGCACAGCCACGGCGAACTGCGCCGCCGCGGCCCGGCCGCGCTCGGCCAGGTGGCCGGCGTGCACGAGCCCGACCCGACGCTCACCGTCGCCGAGCACATCACCGAACGGCTGCTGCTGCTCGGGCCGGTGCCGCGCCGCCGTCGGCGGCTGATCCCGGTGGCCGCGGTGCGGGCCCGCCGGGCCTACCGCCGCGACGCGTACGCCACCGCCGTCGCCGGCGCCGGCCTCACCGACGCCCCGCTCGACCCTGATCGGTACGGCCGCGACCTCACCCCTGTCGAACGGCAGGTGCTCGGGCTGGTGCTGGCCAGCCTCGGCGGTCCCAGCCTGATCGTCGCCGACGACGTGGACGCCGGCGCCGACCGCCCCGAGCGGGAGTGGATGTGGGGCGCGCTGGAACGCCTCGCCGACCAGGGGTACGCGGTGGTCGCCAGCGCCCGCGCCGTCGAACCCGGCGTGGCCGCCACCGTGCACCGCGTCGGCGACCCGGCAGTGCCCGCCCCCGCCCTTCCCGCCGAGCCCACCCTCACCGAGCTCGCCGAGGTGCCCGCATGAGCGTCCTGCGACTGGCCCTGTTCGAGCTGCGCCGGATGACCCGGGGCCGGCTGCCACGCGCCGCGCTGGCCGTGCTCACCATCGTCCCGCTGCTCTACGGCGCGCTCTACCTGTACGCGTTCTGGGATCCCTACGGGAAGATGGACCGGATCCCGGTCGCCCTGGTCAACGCCGACCGTCCGGCTACGGCCGGTGACGGCAGCGAGGTGCACGCCGGGCGCGACCTGACCGAGAAGCTGCTCGACCGCAAGGTTTTCGGCTGGACCGTCACCGACCAGGCCGACGCCACCAGGGGGCTGCGCGACGGGCGCTACCACCTGGTCTTCTCCATCCCGCAGGACTTCTCCGCCACGCTCGCCGCCGGCCCGGAGCCGGACCGACCGGCCCGGCAGGGCGAGCTGAAGGTCGTCAACGACGACGCCACCAACTACCTCTCCGGGCTGCTCGCCCGGTCGGCGTTCAGCGAGATCCGGGCCGCCGCAGCGCAGAGCACCGCCGCC
This genomic window contains:
- a CDS encoding GNAT family N-acetyltransferase, yielding MTIATTERLVLRDWTESPEDLARIYDIYSREEVMRWLGGGKGRMTDPSEARERVRSWHERWAPYEGRWGLWAIEPRDGGPVAGSILLKPLPGRDGVTLTDDIEVGWHLHPDAQGNGYATEAARAVLEREFATGTPRVYAVVMAGNDPSMAVTRRLGMTHVGVRTDWYGGVELEAFVLERPA
- a CDS encoding YcxB family protein translates to MLIEFEAAPDRGPFTVAWRRFLRRAVLPYRWVGGTLALLAVFTLVAEPRLAAAALAGGAVLCWFLAPAVMLHRAVGAAWQWGSVAARWNLSDEGLRCESPEGHTLVRWSAVSAAEQVHDQLLVRLSGGRALIVPLASLTPEQRQDVLAFLHDRALLV
- a CDS encoding Uma2 family endonuclease, translating into MSGDTSSDAERNPGTAAVPAGELARRQGAEPVTSLDGLARPDLIGSDEELEVLLADLDASRHRDRPDRDPSGGSLDLLGRRDQPWTAAAALDLLPENNGPRIEVLRGCVIVTPGSGVDRRTAHLHLAYRIGVAARAAGWWGCRSVNLVSGDDLFVPDLVVLRRPAGGLRAVIVADPLLVGEIAPSGVIDRPREYAAAGVPYFLRVDLRNRVPALALYELVEGEYRPLAAAAAGATFVMREPFEFSVDPADLLDEEAPQA
- the dxr gene encoding 1-deoxy-D-xylulose-5-phosphate reductoisomerase, with product MTTPRDLVLLGSTGSIGTQAIDIVKRNPDRFRVVALGAGGGNVELLAAQALELGVEAVGVARASAAQDLQLAFYAEASKRGWATGDFKLPKIVAGPDAMTELAQWPCDVVLNGVVGSLGLPPTLAALHAGRTLALANKESLVAGGPLVKAALMRHPGHSQIVPVDSEHSALAQCLRGGARGEVRRLVVTASGGPFRGRRRDELTAVTPEQALAHPTWNMGPVVTINSATMVNKALEVIEAHELFDVPYADIEVMVHPQSVIHSMVEFTDGSTLAQASPPDMRLPIALGIGWPDRVPGAAAAVDWTTAHTWEFFPLDDAAFPAVALAKAAGEAGRCRPAIYNAANEECVAAFVAGRLPFLGIVDTLQRVLEDAPDFDEPGTVEDVLAAESWARAHAQEIIVGSVEGAR
- a CDS encoding M50 family metallopeptidase, which gives rise to MSYLLGVVLFALAILISVSLHEAGHMLTAKAFGMKVTRYFVGFGPTLWSFKRGETEYGIKGIPLGGFCKIVGMTPQDDDVEPGDEKRAMWRYPVWKRTIVMSAGSITHFALALIALWIIAITAGLPNPKFPSTEDGFKAEPAVIALAPCVVVENAARACQADDPASPAEKAQLKDGDRITAVNGRPVSTWGDMLDVVRATPPGAATVTFERDGRSQEARVDLAAVQRPPLDDPKGASSSVSALGVALRPSTPPRVEYGPIAAFGATADFTGTMAVQTAHAMQRIPQKVPALWSAITGSERDMDTPISVVGATRLGGEAVEHNAWLVFFMLFVSLNFFIGVFNLLPLLPLDGGHIAIAWFERARSWLYARIGRRDPGRVDYLKLMPFTYAVILIGGAFTLLTVTADVINPITLFSR
- the ispG gene encoding flavodoxin-dependent (E)-4-hydroxy-3-methylbut-2-enyl-diphosphate synthase → MTAVSLGMPPVPPPPLAPRRASRQIMVGSVPVGGGAPVSVQSMTTTLTADVNATLQQIAELTASGCQIVRVAVPSQDDVEALPAIAKKSQIPVIADIHFQPKYVFAAIDAGCAAVRVNPGNIRQFDDKVKEIARAAGDAGVPIRIGVNAGSLDKRLLAKYGKATAEALVESALWECSLFEEHGFRDIKISVKHNDPVVMIRAYRLLAEKCDYPLHLGVTEAGPAFQGTIKSAVAFGALLAEGIGDTIRVSLSAPPVEEIKVGNQILESLGLRERGLEIVSCPSCGRAQVDVYKLAEEVTAGLEGLPVPLRVAVMGCVVNGPGEAREADLGVASGNGKGQIFVKGKVVKTVPEAQIVETLIEEALRIADEMGAEIPEELRELVPGGATVTVH
- a CDS encoding winged helix-turn-helix transcriptional regulator, with the protein product MGASYHQFCPVAKAMELLDERWTLLVVRELVSGSERFNELRRGLPRMSPTLLSRRLHQLVRAGVVERRVDGADVRYVPTAAGRELRPVLEALGAWGVRWIGELGDADLDPKLLLWDMHRHVDHDAVPPGRTVVRFRFRDVPASQRDWWMVIAGGEADVCDIDPGHDVTVTVTADLRALVQVWMGDLEWAVALRGGAVEVTGPEALRRAAPGWFTLSPFAAVPRP
- a CDS encoding class I SAM-dependent methyltransferase, translating into MIEERERDAAVKARHRAMWALGDYSAVSAQVIPQLGATLVRAVGVGPGMRVLDVAAGTGNAALPAARTGAEVVAGDLTPELLAIGQASAEREGVTLTWEEADAEALPYADGAFDAVLSCVGVMFAPRHRVAADELLRVCRPGGTIGLVNWTPEGFVGQLFAAMRPYAPAPPPGAQPPPLWGDEDHVRELFGDRVDALRLGRDAVVVNRFATPAEFRDFFATHYGPTVAVYRANAGDPERTAGLDRALTDLAARHLDGGVMRWEYLLVTARRA
- a CDS encoding PadR family transcriptional regulator — its product is MGFHRRMHAMHDEMRRRGGFGFPPVPPGPPPFSPGPHGHGRGRGGRGRGRRPNVRGAVLALLTERPMHGYEMIQEIDSRTGGAWRPSPGSIYPTLQLLEDEGVIATAADSEGGRKRFALTEQGQAEAATAAQAPPWAEFAEQTVNSWHDIRDAGGQAMQALRQVMTTGTDDQRARAAQVLDETRRKLYAILAESE
- a CDS encoding MFS transporter, yielding MRLLPEPGPSRTLALSTLVNTVGRGTWLTASALFLTRSVGLTVTQVGVALTLTALVSLVASTPMGYLADRLGPRGLQMAALLASAGCTAALVAVRSFTGFLVVGVLMAFADAANRGARGALIAGAVPPDQRVRTRAYLRAVTNVGISVGTVLAGFALAADTRGAYVMLILLDAATYVLAAAVLLRLPPVPPVPAPAHGPRLIALRDRPFLAFTVLDGLMSMHFSLINIALPLWIAGHTTAPNWLISVCLLVNTVVVILFQVRASRGTEDLTGAGRASRRAGVLLAVACALFAAGGGVPVAVAVPLLLTGALVHVVGELWHAAAGWGISFGLAPAHAHGQYQGAYGMGMQLGSMVAPVVVTTLAIGWGAPGWLVLGGVFLLLGALVPPVVRWAARTRPPAPESVPAPVG
- a CDS encoding DUF4081 domain-containing GNAT family N-acetyltransferase, with translation MLTMPVRQLGESERRAVERLLDLDPYAGAQVAERVAARGLAWWRAEARILGYGSRRQLESICWLGGNLTPVLASEPAVSAFAEQLSAQERLCSSIVGRADAVLGLWDRLGPYWGPARDVRPNQPLLATDALPAVAPDPDVRRVRGSEVDRLFPAAVAMYTEEVGVSPLAEDGGRGYRRRVTELVRAGRAYARFVDGRVVFKAELAVVTRRTAQVQGVWVAPEWRGRGIATAAMAAVVRDALDRVAPTVSLYVNDFNLPARRVYERCGFRPVGTLATVLF
- a CDS encoding ATP-binding cassette domain-containing protein produces the protein MNIVETIGLGLRTRRGWVYRDVDLTAASGELVALTGPPGSGRTSLLLTLAGRFPHSHGELRRRGPAALGQVAGVHEPDPTLTVAEHITERLLLLGPVPRRRRRLIPVAAVRARRAYRRDAYATAVAGAGLTDAPLDPDRYGRDLTPVERQVLGLVLASLGGPSLIVADDVDAGADRPEREWMWGALERLADQGYAVVASARAVEPGVAATVHRVGDPAVPAPALPAEPTLTELAEVPA